A region of Panicum virgatum strain AP13 chromosome 8N, P.virgatum_v5, whole genome shotgun sequence DNA encodes the following proteins:
- the LOC120684561 gene encoding cilia- and flagella-associated protein 91-like produces MASRRFFAYDPYDYYYAAPYHYPYPYQQQPPAPSRGAGGFFADAAPEPVSVAPRPRVELSRPISVPVRFVGSDPEPERVPAATAPRKRAPSAEEAAVRVQAAARGFLARRSVRAVREVEREAEEAGGKIAREAEVLRGDARARVAAGEALMRMLLRLDAVRGAREYRRRVTKRVLALQDAVDALEPKAAPVAAAEEDESRVAAETPGGSAVTSELPDVVERSGEVEAKAAAEMEVDGDRAGGERGEAAETEQAQDAGNLVDGDKPEGSGAAGEWEMTEEPEPAAAPASRSEAARPQEPAAGAEIRTAGTAAGDGSLDTRKVMEMVAALCERSAQQCAVIGALAERVDALERAVRQAEDAERRRRRAKKLRKEGKGSSHGKCYSD; encoded by the coding sequence ATGGCGTCACGCCGGTTCTTCGCCTACGACCCCTACGACTACTACTACGCCGCCCCGTACCACTACCCCTAcccgtaccagcagcagccgccTGCCCCgtcccgcggcgccggcgggttcTTCGCGGACGCCGCGCCGGAGCCGGTGAGCGTGGCTCCGCGGCCCAGGGTCGAGTTGTCGAGGCCGATCTCCGTCCCCGTCCGCTTCGTCGGGTCCGACCCGGAGCCCGAGCgcgtgccggcggcgacggcgccgaggAAGCGGGCGCCatcggcggaggaggccgcggtGAGGGTGCAGGCAGCGGCGCGCGGGTTCCTGGCGAGGCGGTCGGTGCGGGCGGTGCGCGAGGTGGagcgggaggcggaggaggctggGGGAAAGATCGcccgcgaggcggaggtgctgcGCGGGGACGCGAGGGCGCGGGTTGCCGCCGGGGAGGCGCTGATGAGGATGCTGCTCCGACTCGACGCGgtgcgcggcgcgcgggagTACCGGAGGAGGGTCACCAAGCGGGTGCTCGCGCTGcaggacgccgtcgacgccctcgAACCCAAGGCGGCGCCGGTTGCCgcagcggaggaggacgagTCCAGGGTGGCGGCCGAGACGCCCGGCGGGAGCGCGGTGACTTCGGAGCTTCCGGACGTGGTGGAGCGCAGCGGCGAGGTCGAAGCGAAGGCGGCTGCCGAGATGGAGGTGGACGGGGACagagccggcggcgagcggggagAGGCGGCGGAGACGGAACAGGCGCAGGACGCCGGGAACCTTGTTGACGGCGACAAGCCGGAAGGTTCGGGCGCGGCGGGCGAGTGGGAGATGACGGAGGAAccggagcccgcggcggcgccggcatcgCGCTCCGAAGCGGCGCGGCCCCAGGAACCGGCTGCGGGAGCAGAGATCCGGACCGCGGGAACGGCAGCCGGCGACGGCAGCCTGGACACGCGGAAGGTGAtggagatggtggcggcgctgtgcgAGCGGAGCGCGCAGCAGTGCGCGGTGATCGGCGCGCTGGCGGAGCGCGTGGACGCGCTGGAGCGCGCCGTGCGGCAGGCCGAGGACgccgagcgccggcggcggcgggccaagaagctgaggaaggaggggaaggggagcAGCCACGGCAAGTGCTACAGCGATTGA